A window of the Penaeus monodon isolate SGIC_2016 chromosome 11, NSTDA_Pmon_1, whole genome shotgun sequence genome harbors these coding sequences:
- the LOC119578925 gene encoding probable asparagine--tRNA ligase, mitochondrial yields MLAIRRTLYSLRKYSSTSRIYDIKSLLKNQSINQKISVNGWVKGIRKQKELSFIDINDGSSSQKLQIVVPTEKIPPGVGYHTSVSALGTLQASQHKGQSVELITEVIELIGGPQIENYPFKARKRHPQDYVRQFLHLRARTNTFSSMLRVRSQAKLAVQEYFNKEHFINIDTPILTANDCEGGGEVFLVQPLFAEVGSQASLSTKYFGHPAYLTVSGQLHLEAMASGLSKVYNFNPAFRAENSQTRRHLAEFWMVEAEEAFLSGPEGLQKLMNRIEDLLKTSLQCVLDKSEEDVSTHWKQNECTEELVKTALSQPFIHMTYDEAMTLLQENSQHFQTKPTLGDDLGKEHELFLTKHAGNRPVFVTDWPKKTKAFYMRQRDDNSDVVLGVDLLLPGIGEVAGGGLREDRPQILRKELDSRGLIDNLQWYLDLRTFGGGAPSGGFGIGFERLLLFVLGVDNIKDVIPFPRWGKHCSC; encoded by the exons GGATGggtaaaaggaataagaaagcaGAAGGAGTTATCTTTTATTGACATCAATGATGGTTCAAGTAGTCAGAAACTTCAG ATTGTGGTACCAACAGAGAAGATTCCTCCAGGAGTTGGGTACCACACTTCAGTCTCTGCTTTGGGTACTTTGCAGGCCTCTCAGCATAAGGGACAAAGTGTAGAGCTCATAACAGAAGTTATAGAA TTAATTGGTGGACCACAAATAGAGAACTACCCTTTCAAAGCTAGGAAGAGGCATCCACAAGATTATGTTCGCCAGTTCTTACACTTGAGAGCAAGAACTAACACCTTTAGTTCTATGCTGCGAGTGAGATCACAG gcAAAGTTGGCAGTGCAGGAGTACTTCAACAAGGAACATTTTATCAACATTGACACGCCAATTTTAACAGCTAATGACTGTGAAGGTGGTGGAGAAGTATTTCTGGTTCAG CCCCTCTTTGCAGAAGTTGGTTCACAGGCTTCACTCTCAACAAAGTATTTTGGTCATCCAGCATATTTAACAGTATCAGGCCAGCTGCATCTAGAGGCCATGGCAAG TGGTTTATCGAAAGTGTACAATTTCAATCCAGCTTTCCGAGCTGAGAATTCCCAAACACGGCGACATTTGGCCGAATTCTGGATGGTTGAAGCAGAGGAAGCCTTTCTCAGTGGGCCAGAAGGTCTACAAAAGCTCATGAATAGAATAGAGGACCTCTTGAAAACCTCCCTTCAGTGTGTTCTAGATAAGAGTGAAGAGGATGTGTCTACTCACTGGAAACAAAATGAATGTACGGAA GAATTAGTGAAAACAGCATTGAGTCAGCCTTTTATCCATATGACTTATGATGAAGCTATGACTCTCTTGCAAGAAAATTCTCAACACTTCCAGACAAAACCAACTTTAGGGGATGATCTTGGGAAAGAACATGAGTTGTTCTTAACTAAACATGCAGGCAACAGACCTGTGTTTGTGACTGACTGGCCCAAGAAAACAAAGGCTTTCTACATGCGACAAAGAGATGATAATTCTGATGTG GTTCTAGGAGTGGACTTGCTCTTGCCAGGCATAGGTGAGGTGGCAGGAGGTGGCCTAAGAGAGGACCGACCTCAGATTCTTCGCAAAGAGCTTGATTCACGTGGGCTCATAGACAACCTTCAGTGGTATCTTGATCTGCGCACTTTTGGGGGTGGAGCTCCCTCAGGTGGATTTGGCATTGGATTTGAAAGACTCCTGCTGTTCGTACTTGGTGTAGATAATATCAAAGATGTCATTCCGTTTCCTAGATGGGGAAAACACTGTTCTTGCTAA